One window of the Ureibacillus sp. FSL W7-1570 genome contains the following:
- a CDS encoding ATP-binding cassette domain-containing protein, whose product MDDLSNPVLSVKKLNKQFGPGCSQCGKADSAVLVKNFCPVCGTVYACRDISFDLYPGEVLGIVGESGSGKSTLMRQLYFDQEATSGEVYIRFYHDGKKNVLNESSQQKRYIRNHLMGKVYQNPLLGLRMNFSSIGNIAEKLIAAGNRNVGQMVLRGQVLLEEVNIPLFRMKEEPQKFSGGMQQRVQIAKALSNNPPILLLDEVTTGLDLSVQANVLDLIRNLQRELKISMIVVSHDLGVIRMLADRTFVMLEGKIIEQGLTDQILEDPQHPYTQQLVHSLL is encoded by the coding sequence ATGGATGATTTAAGCAATCCAGTATTATCGGTCAAAAAGTTAAACAAACAATTCGGACCTGGATGCAGCCAATGCGGAAAGGCGGATTCCGCCGTTTTGGTGAAAAACTTTTGCCCTGTCTGCGGTACGGTATATGCTTGCCGTGATATTTCGTTTGATCTCTATCCCGGTGAAGTATTAGGCATTGTAGGTGAAAGCGGCAGCGGTAAATCAACATTAATGAGACAGCTATATTTTGATCAAGAGGCCACAAGCGGTGAAGTGTATATCCGATTTTATCATGATGGAAAAAAAAACGTATTAAACGAGTCCTCCCAACAAAAACGGTACATTCGCAACCATCTGATGGGGAAAGTTTACCAAAATCCGCTTCTCGGCTTGCGCATGAACTTTTCCTCCATCGGCAATATTGCTGAAAAATTAATTGCGGCAGGGAACAGGAATGTTGGACAGATGGTGTTAAGAGGACAAGTGCTGCTTGAGGAGGTAAACATTCCGCTATTTAGGATGAAGGAGGAGCCCCAAAAATTTTCGGGGGGCATGCAGCAAAGAGTTCAAATCGCCAAAGCATTGTCGAATAATCCGCCGATTCTTCTTCTCGATGAAGTAACGACCGGTCTTGATTTGTCCGTTCAAGCAAATGTTTTAGATTTGATACGGAATTTACAGAGGGAACTGAAGATAAGCATGATCGTTGTTTCCCATGATTTAGGCGTTATCAGAATGCTTGCAGACAGAACGTTCGTCATGCTGGAAGGAAAAATTATCGAGCAAGGGTTGACCGATCAAATTTTGGAAGATCCACAGCATCCTTATACACAGCAGCTCGTCCATTCATTATTATGA
- the phnH gene encoding phosphonate C-P lyase system protein PhnH: MKLDFIHDIQRAYRKVVDSMSRPGLITNLKDEAAKVDLEAGCFPLTLVLAAMLLDTEVTFKVVSEKEEETTRWINQLTYAKADAAERADFVFVLYDKAEDELGQILQRVKTGSLIDPHDSATIIVEADAVTDGCDFKLTGPGIEEANYVNVSVNGNWMEVRQQQNAEFPMGVDLIFVDKNHNLLCLPRTTQILSEGRKL; encoded by the coding sequence ATGAAATTAGATTTTATTCACGATATTCAACGTGCATATCGAAAAGTTGTTGATTCCATGTCTAGGCCCGGATTGATAACAAATTTAAAAGATGAAGCGGCCAAAGTAGATCTTGAGGCTGGCTGTTTTCCCTTGACACTTGTTCTGGCTGCAATGCTTCTAGATACTGAAGTGACCTTTAAGGTAGTTTCCGAGAAGGAAGAAGAGACAACTCGCTGGATAAACCAACTAACCTATGCAAAAGCTGATGCAGCAGAACGCGCTGATTTCGTTTTTGTACTTTATGACAAAGCTGAAGATGAACTTGGGCAAATATTACAGCGAGTAAAAACCGGCAGTCTCATCGATCCCCATGATTCAGCAACCATTATTGTTGAGGCAGATGCTGTTACGGATGGGTGCGATTTCAAATTAACAGGTCCGGGCATTGAAGAAGCAAATTATGTAAATGTTTCAGTAAATGGGAATTGGATGGAAGTTCGACAGCAACAAAACGCTGAATTTCCAATGGGGGTTGATTTAATTTTTGTGGACAAAAATCATAATCTCTTATGTCTGCCAAGGACGACGCAAATTTTATCAGAAGGGAGGAAGCTTTGA
- a CDS encoding carbon-phosphorus lyase complex subunit PhnI, translated as MGYVAVKGGTIAIEESIKRLKYERLKKGVVLDIGRIEAGLRGLIDQVMSESSLYDETLAALAIKHAEGNLEEAVFLLRAYRSTLPRKHYSQIVNTKDMSIERRISASFKDIPGGQILGATTDYTHRLLDFDLMEETDEDAVNWLSAYEKETLDEVDEKHFGKLPKVSDYLRKEGLFSECVMDNTEPDDVTRKSLTFPSTRSQRLQVLTRGQTGAVTSLAYAVIRGYGSLHPTVGELRVGYLPVYIDSPFHSFNGEDAAYYIGEIKATEVEMLIPETVEVGDGKKEIKFEIGYGLCFGQNETKAIAMGILDNSLEKGNRDYPTGDEEFVLYHIDSVESTGFISHLKLPHYVTFQSKLDIVRKSKSKQEM; from the coding sequence ATGGGATATGTGGCAGTGAAAGGCGGAACAATTGCCATTGAGGAGTCGATTAAACGGCTGAAATATGAGCGGTTAAAAAAAGGAGTTGTTCTTGACATTGGCAGAATTGAAGCTGGCCTGCGGGGATTGATTGATCAGGTGATGTCAGAGAGCAGTCTATATGACGAAACCCTTGCGGCGCTAGCGATCAAACATGCTGAAGGCAATCTTGAAGAAGCGGTTTTTCTGCTTCGTGCATATCGATCCACTTTACCGCGCAAGCATTATTCGCAAATAGTTAATACAAAGGATATGAGTATCGAAAGAAGAATTTCAGCTAGTTTTAAAGATATACCAGGCGGCCAAATTTTAGGAGCTACAACTGACTACACTCATCGTTTGCTCGACTTTGACCTCATGGAGGAAACAGATGAAGATGCAGTAAATTGGCTTTCAGCCTATGAGAAGGAAACGCTCGATGAAGTGGATGAAAAACATTTTGGCAAACTGCCAAAAGTAAGTGATTACTTAAGAAAAGAAGGTTTGTTCTCGGAGTGTGTAATGGATAATACAGAGCCTGATGATGTAACGAGAAAAAGCTTGACGTTTCCTTCCACCCGCAGTCAGCGTCTCCAAGTTTTAACGAGAGGCCAGACAGGGGCGGTGACTTCATTAGCTTATGCCGTCATTCGCGGATATGGAAGTCTTCATCCAACAGTAGGTGAACTGCGTGTCGGCTATTTGCCGGTTTACATCGATAGCCCTTTTCATTCATTTAATGGAGAAGACGCTGCTTATTATATTGGGGAAATTAAAGCAACCGAAGTCGAAATGTTAATTCCGGAAACAGTTGAGGTCGGGGACGGGAAAAAGGAAATTAAGTTTGAAATCGGATATGGTCTTTGCTTTGGTCAAAACGAAACGAAAGCAATCGCAATGGGAATTTTAGACAATAGTTTGGAGAAAGGAAATAGGGACTATCCGACAGGAGACGAGGAATTTGTCCTTTATCATATTGATTCGGTTGAATCCACCGGGTTTATTTCACATTTGAAGCTGCCTCACTATGTCACTTTCCAATCGAAGCTTGATATTGTACGCAAATCAAAAAGCAAGCAAGAAATGTAA
- the phnG gene encoding phosphonate C-P lyase system protein PhnG: MERRRRTEILINGNKNVAATLAQQILAKYEVKTIEKPNNGLVMVKVRETAKNSLFYLGEVFVTECKVEISGYIGIGILKGHEPELAYHLAVVDAAYNAQLPETERWNEVLLKEEAAIHEQRKNSFMKILKTKVNFETMDV; this comes from the coding sequence ATGGAAAGAAGGCGAAGAACAGAAATTTTAATCAACGGAAATAAGAACGTTGCCGCCACATTGGCACAACAAATTTTAGCTAAGTATGAGGTAAAAACGATTGAAAAGCCGAACAACGGTTTAGTAATGGTAAAAGTTCGGGAAACGGCAAAGAACAGTTTGTTCTACTTAGGAGAAGTTTTTGTAACAGAATGTAAAGTGGAAATTAGCGGGTATATCGGCATCGGCATATTAAAAGGACATGAGCCGGAATTAGCATACCATTTGGCTGTGGTCGATGCAGCTTACAATGCACAATTGCCAGAAACGGAACGATGGAATGAAGTTTTGTTGAAGGAGGAAGCAGCAATTCATGAGCAAAGAAAGAACTCCTTCATGAAAATTTTGAAGACAAAAGTAAATTTTGAAACGATGGATGTTTAA
- a CDS encoding ATP-binding cassette domain-containing protein has translation MENILTVESLSKTFRLHSVNKEIRAINKISFVVKEGEFVGITGKSGSGKSTILKCIYRTYLPESGDIWYNSKKFGLINLREAAEREMIYLRKHEIGYVSQFLNALPRITAREIVKQAILEMGYNDKYAEEETEKILTHFELDPQLWDSYVATFSGGEKLRLNIARAMVKRPRLLLLDEPTASLDDESKEKVRVLMEQLVREGTTMLGIFHDMLFMQNLCDVEYRMLDGEIIKYSEKNPFTKY, from the coding sequence GTGGAAAACATTTTAACGGTTGAGAGCCTGTCCAAAACATTTCGATTGCACAGTGTAAACAAGGAAATCCGCGCAATTAACAAGATTAGCTTTGTTGTAAAAGAAGGAGAATTTGTCGGTATTACCGGTAAAAGCGGCAGCGGTAAATCAACCATTTTAAAATGCATCTATCGCACATATTTGCCTGAAAGTGGAGACATCTGGTACAACTCAAAAAAGTTTGGCCTAATCAATTTGCGAGAAGCGGCGGAAAGAGAAATGATTTATTTACGAAAGCATGAGATCGGATACGTATCACAGTTTTTAAATGCTTTGCCTCGTATAACGGCCAGGGAAATAGTCAAACAAGCGATATTAGAAATGGGGTATAACGATAAGTATGCGGAGGAAGAGACAGAAAAAATATTGACGCATTTTGAACTGGATCCGCAGCTTTGGGATAGTTATGTTGCTACTTTTTCCGGAGGTGAAAAACTGCGGTTGAACATCGCTAGAGCAATGGTAAAGCGTCCGAGACTACTTTTATTGGATGAACCGACGGCAAGTTTAGATGATGAATCGAAGGAAAAAGTAAGAGTATTGATGGAGCAGCTCGTTCGCGAAGGGACAACAATGCTGGGAATTTTTCATGATATGTTGTTCATGCAAAATTTATGTGATGTAGAATACCGAATGCTGGACGGGGAAATCATCAAGTATTCTGAAAAAAATCCCTTTACAAAATATTAA
- a CDS encoding alpha-D-ribose 1-methylphosphonate 5-phosphate C-P-lyase PhnJ, whose product MQIHYNFAFFDEGSKREIRRATLKAIAIPGYQVPFASREMPIARGWGTGGLQLTLSLIGKDDVLKVIDQGSDESVNAVNIKKLVMKTAGIKTTEETQEATIIQSRHRIPEIPLTEGQILVLQVPLPEPLRDYEPSEYNTKRLHAEKEYSGAWLMLFEQIMKYGHMASDFDHPVMVENRYVMAPSPIPRFDNPKMHYSKALILLGAGREKKIYAVPPYTKVVSLAFDDYPFEVESFEDKHCRLCGATGVYLDELFNEETGETYYQCNDTSYCLSRLNEQSESRGVQHG is encoded by the coding sequence ATGCAAATCCATTATAATTTTGCTTTTTTCGATGAAGGTTCCAAACGGGAAATTCGAAGAGCCACATTAAAAGCAATTGCCATTCCGGGCTATCAAGTTCCATTTGCATCAAGAGAAATGCCGATTGCACGCGGCTGGGGAACAGGTGGACTGCAATTAACCCTTTCTCTCATTGGCAAAGATGATGTTTTAAAAGTAATCGACCAAGGCTCTGATGAATCCGTTAATGCGGTAAACATTAAAAAATTGGTGATGAAAACGGCGGGCATTAAAACGACGGAGGAGACGCAAGAAGCAACGATCATTCAATCAAGACATCGAATTCCAGAAATTCCTCTTACAGAAGGCCAGATACTTGTATTACAAGTACCACTGCCTGAACCGCTGCGCGATTATGAACCGAGCGAATATAATACGAAAAGGCTTCATGCGGAGAAAGAATACAGCGGCGCATGGCTGATGCTTTTTGAACAAATCATGAAATACGGGCATATGGCTTCGGATTTTGATCATCCTGTTATGGTGGAAAATCGGTATGTCATGGCGCCGAGTCCTATACCAAGGTTTGATAATCCGAAAATGCACTATTCAAAGGCATTAATTTTGCTTGGAGCCGGTCGTGAAAAGAAGATATACGCTGTACCACCATACACGAAAGTCGTTTCACTTGCGTTTGACGATTATCCGTTTGAAGTGGAGAGCTTTGAAGATAAACATTGCAGACTGTGCGGCGCTACGGGAGTATATTTGGATGAATTGTTTAATGAGGAAACAGGTGAAACCTATTACCAATGCAATGATACAAGCTATTGTTTATCAAGATTAAATGAGCAATCAGAATCAAGAGGTGTTCAACATGGATGA
- the phnC gene encoding phosphonate ABC transporter ATP-binding protein, whose amino-acid sequence MTAILTLNNVSKRYGTNTMALQDINFSVKEGEFVSIIGPSGAGKSTLLRCINRMIEASSGEIIFDGVDILKLDKKSLRKVRATIGMVFQHYNLVTRLSVIENVLHGRLGYKSTLAGAFGLYSEEEKKQAVHILGLLGLEDQVYKRCDQLSGGQKQRVGIARALIQNPRMLLCDEPIASLDPNSAKIIMDHLKNISSTLGITCIVNLHQVDVALKYSDRIIGINNGKKVYDGPPKEITEDIVRNIYGSEVKNLIL is encoded by the coding sequence ATGACAGCCATTTTAACATTAAATAACGTTTCAAAACGTTATGGAACCAATACAATGGCACTTCAAGACATTAACTTTTCTGTAAAAGAAGGGGAATTCGTTTCGATCATTGGTCCATCGGGGGCGGGGAAATCAACCCTCCTCCGGTGTATTAACCGCATGATCGAAGCGTCTAGCGGTGAAATCATATTTGATGGTGTCGACATTTTAAAGCTTGACAAAAAAAGCTTAAGAAAAGTGAGAGCAACCATTGGAATGGTCTTTCAGCATTACAATCTTGTCACTAGATTAAGCGTTATTGAAAACGTGCTCCACGGAAGGCTCGGCTATAAGTCAACTTTGGCAGGAGCATTCGGTTTATACAGCGAGGAGGAGAAAAAGCAGGCGGTTCATATTCTCGGATTGTTGGGGCTGGAGGATCAAGTGTATAAACGGTGTGATCAGCTAAGCGGCGGACAAAAACAGCGCGTCGGAATTGCCAGAGCCTTAATTCAAAATCCGAGAATGCTATTGTGTGATGAGCCGATTGCCTCCTTAGATCCAAATTCAGCCAAAATCATTATGGATCATTTAAAAAATATTTCTTCTACACTCGGAATTACTTGTATTGTCAACCTGCACCAAGTCGATGTCGCTTTGAAGTACTCTGATCGAATTATCGGTATTAATAATGGAAAGAAAGTGTACGATGGTCCTCCGAAAGAAATAACGGAAGATATTGTTCGCAATATTTATGGGTCTGAAGTAAAGAATCTGATTCTTTAA
- a CDS encoding GntR family transcriptional regulator, with the protein MAEEMEIIDKIISDIHSGRYEANDKLPSENELADYFNVPRMTIRKIYERLQEMGYIYSRQGKGSYVKDRQMQIPLVLSGDESFSRKMIRLGHHFRSKNIFCEEIGYNKAIFHSLGAEETDRVFKIGRLRIVNNRPIALHISYVAKSVFDDIDLYGKEITSMFDYYQKKGFTEFESKSSVLKVLFPTKFLWEILECTSLIPLLVLETGCIDKKTGTVLEHTEIFYRSDCFNFVI; encoded by the coding sequence ATGGCAGAAGAAATGGAGATCATTGATAAAATCATATCAGATATTCATTCTGGCAGGTATGAAGCCAATGATAAATTACCATCCGAAAATGAGCTTGCTGACTATTTTAACGTTCCGCGAATGACAATCCGCAAAATATACGAAAGGCTTCAGGAGATGGGATATATTTATTCAAGACAAGGAAAGGGCAGCTATGTAAAAGATCGGCAAATGCAGATTCCGCTTGTTCTTTCCGGGGATGAAAGCTTCAGCAGGAAAATGATTAGACTTGGGCACCATTTCCGATCGAAAAACATTTTTTGCGAAGAAATCGGCTATAATAAAGCAATCTTTCATTCTCTCGGTGCTGAGGAAACGGATCGAGTATTTAAAATAGGCAGGCTGCGCATTGTCAATAATCGACCAATTGCCTTGCATATTTCCTACGTGGCGAAATCCGTATTTGATGATATTGATTTGTATGGCAAGGAAATCACGTCCATGTTTGATTATTATCAAAAGAAAGGCTTCACTGAATTTGAATCGAAGTCAAGCGTGTTAAAGGTTTTATTTCCGACTAAATTCCTATGGGAAATTCTTGAATGCACCAGTTTAATTCCGCTTTTAGTGTTGGAGACAGGATGTATCGATAAAAAAACCGGAACGGTGCTTGAACATACAGAAATTTTTTATCGGAGTGATTGCTTTAACTTTGTTATATAA
- the phnM gene encoding phosphonate metabolism protein PhnM: MYLITNGRIITEETILDGYDLLIEGDKISKIDGKGKIAWKEGMEVLDAAGGYVAPGFIDLHSDYIEHMAAPRPTSLMNFHLSLREAEKELITHGITTMFHSLSIYKSSEFSHKPIREPENVRKFIEMIHQTHHTKHLIRHRFHARFEIDSIEEVENLKSYIAESKVHLISFMDHTPGQGQYRDLEIYRKTIKGYQELSDEEIDRVITKHQHKEKLTLEGIKEIATLAQQKGIAIASHDDDTLEKLELVQSFGASISEFPITLEIAKNAKKKGMLTVAGAPNVLLGGSHSGNLSAQEAIQHGCIDILCSDYYPPSLLHAVFKMSEKSDIDLVEMFKLVTINPAKAVKLDDQIGSIKEGKKADIVIIEKIDLDFPVITSCFVDGRLILKTNYRI; encoded by the coding sequence GTGTATCTCATAACAAACGGAAGAATTATAACGGAAGAAACCATTCTCGATGGTTACGATCTTCTTATTGAAGGAGATAAAATTAGCAAAATTGATGGTAAAGGGAAAATCGCTTGGAAGGAAGGAATGGAAGTACTCGATGCGGCGGGTGGATATGTCGCTCCTGGGTTTATCGATCTTCATTCTGACTATATTGAACATATGGCAGCACCAAGACCGACATCGTTAATGAATTTTCATTTAAGTCTTCGCGAAGCGGAAAAAGAATTAATCACCCATGGGATTACAACAATGTTTCACTCACTTTCTATTTATAAAAGCTCGGAATTTTCACATAAACCGATCCGTGAGCCGGAAAATGTCCGAAAATTTATTGAAATGATCCACCAAACTCATCATACAAAGCATTTAATACGACATCGGTTCCATGCACGGTTTGAAATTGACAGCATCGAAGAAGTTGAAAACTTAAAATCGTACATTGCTGAGAGCAAGGTGCACTTAATTTCGTTTATGGATCATACCCCTGGTCAAGGACAATATAGAGATTTAGAAATTTACAGAAAAACGATAAAAGGCTACCAAGAGCTCAGTGATGAAGAGATTGATAGAGTCATTACAAAACATCAGCATAAGGAAAAATTAACACTTGAGGGAATAAAGGAAATTGCAACGCTGGCACAACAAAAAGGTATTGCTATCGCTTCTCATGACGATGACACGTTGGAAAAACTTGAGCTTGTGCAAAGCTTTGGGGCTTCGATCAGTGAATTTCCAATCACCTTGGAAATTGCTAAAAATGCGAAGAAGAAAGGAATGCTGACGGTAGCCGGGGCTCCGAACGTTCTTTTGGGAGGGTCCCACAGCGGAAATTTATCTGCACAAGAAGCCATTCAACACGGGTGTATCGATATTTTATGTAGTGACTATTATCCTCCATCGCTGCTTCATGCTGTTTTTAAAATGAGCGAAAAAAGCGATATCGACCTAGTTGAAATGTTTAAGCTTGTAACGATTAACCCGGCCAAAGCTGTCAAACTGGATGATCAAATTGGATCAATTAAGGAAGGAAAAAAAGCGGATATAGTCATCATCGAAAAAATAGACTTAGATTTTCCGGTTATCACGTCTTGTTTTGTGGATGGCCGTTTAATCTTGAAAACAAATTATAGAATTTAA
- the phnD gene encoding phosphate/phosphite/phosphonate ABC transporter substrate-binding protein, protein MKKMLRFMSIAFILVIFLSGCSSSAGKESDSAQKNGDDTLTIAWYPNESGEDLKAARDEIAKLIEEATGKKVEHKTTTDYIIAIEAIANGNADLAFMGAQGYIEAHDKNEKVLPLVVPSGESGTLDDAMYYSWLAVNKGDEDEYKSGSGFSIDNIAGKKFSFVSNSSTSGFKVPSTEIVSYFSQKEEYKDLTAEDLLEGGEGKFFSKVQYGGSHQGSAVNLLSGKVDVAAFCDTCVNNYIELVDGEQNKPGAVYKVKNDAAEPFHTVPGKEFVLISVTPVLNAPFVVNTETVSEEDRKKLVEAFVSDEVANNTKIFVPEDSDFSGLFTKKANERFVEVEDSWFDPIRELSK, encoded by the coding sequence ATGAAAAAAATGTTGAGGTTTATGAGCATCGCTTTCATTTTGGTCATCTTTTTGTCAGGTTGTTCATCATCAGCAGGGAAAGAAAGCGATTCCGCTCAAAAAAACGGCGACGATACGCTTACAATTGCATGGTACCCAAATGAATCCGGTGAAGATTTGAAAGCGGCACGTGACGAAATCGCTAAGTTGATTGAAGAAGCAACTGGAAAGAAAGTCGAGCATAAGACGACAACTGATTACATTATTGCCATTGAGGCGATTGCAAACGGAAATGCTGATTTAGCGTTTATGGGTGCACAGGGATACATAGAGGCTCATGACAAAAATGAAAAAGTGCTTCCTCTCGTTGTTCCGAGCGGTGAATCCGGCACACTTGATGATGCCATGTACTACAGCTGGCTTGCCGTAAATAAAGGGGATGAAGACGAGTACAAAAGCGGCTCCGGGTTTTCCATTGATAATATAGCTGGAAAGAAATTTTCATTTGTGTCTAACAGCTCCACATCAGGCTTTAAAGTTCCATCGACCGAAATCGTTTCGTACTTTAGCCAAAAAGAAGAGTACAAAGATTTAACTGCTGAAGATTTATTAGAAGGCGGCGAGGGCAAGTTTTTCAGCAAAGTGCAATATGGAGGCTCTCATCAAGGGTCTGCGGTTAACTTACTGTCTGGAAAAGTAGATGTAGCAGCATTTTGCGACACATGTGTGAACAACTATATTGAATTAGTTGACGGTGAGCAAAATAAACCGGGAGCGGTATATAAAGTCAAAAATGATGCTGCTGAGCCGTTTCATACTGTGCCTGGAAAGGAATTTGTCTTAATTTCAGTCACACCGGTATTGAATGCTCCGTTTGTTGTCAATACGGAAACCGTATCTGAAGAAGATCGCAAAAAGCTTGTGGAAGCTTTTGTTTCTGATGAAGTAGCCAACAATACGAAGATTTTCGTGCCGGAGGATTCTGATTTTAGCGGTTTGTTTACGAAAAAAGCTAATGAGCGTTTCGTTGAAGTAGAGGATTCTTGGTTTGATCCGATCAGAGAATTGTCTAAATAA
- a CDS encoding DapH/DapD/GlmU-related protein, which yields MIEKKLSKKPYIHEHCQLFHTELGEYTEIGAHNYLENVKMGDFSYTGQFCILQNVEVGKFSNIAAMVRIGPTAHPMNRPTLHHITYRRKMYGVDTHDDEAFLSWRKQQITYIGHDTWIGHGAIIMPGVKIGNGAVVGSGAIVTKDVEPYTIVAGIPAKPLRRRFDEQTVKRLEQIKWWDWSYETLKERIDDLSQHIETFLDKYEGRREFSGKHFNG from the coding sequence ATGATCGAGAAAAAGCTGTCAAAAAAACCTTATATCCATGAACATTGCCAGTTGTTTCATACAGAATTAGGTGAATACACAGAAATAGGGGCTCACAATTATTTAGAAAATGTAAAAATGGGGGATTTTTCTTATACAGGGCAGTTTTGCATCCTGCAAAATGTTGAAGTTGGAAAATTTTCCAATATTGCTGCGATGGTGCGAATCGGTCCAACCGCTCACCCGATGAATCGCCCTACTTTGCACCATATTACGTATCGGAGAAAAATGTATGGAGTTGATACTCATGACGATGAAGCGTTTTTATCATGGCGCAAACAACAAATCACCTATATCGGCCATGACACATGGATTGGCCATGGGGCCATCATTATGCCTGGTGTAAAAATCGGCAATGGTGCAGTAGTCGGCAGCGGAGCTATTGTGACAAAGGATGTGGAGCCTTATACAATCGTTGCTGGAATACCAGCCAAACCGTTAAGGCGCCGATTTGATGAGCAAACGGTTAAACGATTGGAACAAATCAAGTGGTGGGATTGGTCGTATGAAACGTTGAAAGAACGAATCGACGACTTGTCTCAACATATTGAAACATTTCTAGATAAGTATGAGGGAAGAAGGGAATTCAGTGGAAAACATTTTAACGGTTGA
- a CDS encoding IS481 family transposase has translation MDEHMREQIALFRFGLIAPLLNEQVDPKSYLTEMANRIHEMPYYGEKRIAAKTIQDWYLRYRKMGFEGLKPKKRSDRGHSRKLSPEDEDYILAMRKKFPQVPVTVFYQQLVHQGEINPKQISYFTIYRLLKKFNLVGKEILPMPERKRFAHDQVNALWQGDLSYGPYVPINGKKKRTFLIAYIDDCSRIVPYAQFFSSEKFDGLRVVTKEALIRYGKPKMIYSDNGKIYRSETLQYACAQLGITLVHTQPYDPQSKGKIERFFKTVQTRFYPLLDMNPVHSLEELNERFWRWLEEDYHRKPHASLNGKTPHEIFLSQNHTVQFLEDPTVLDSIFLKREFRKVKADGTISLNKQLYEVPPRFIGQSVDIRYDDHGVYVYEDGKEVAQAKPVCLHDNAHVKRNRSPFSLNTEWAKGEGDHV, from the coding sequence ATGGACGAACACATGAGAGAACAAATTGCCTTATTCCGATTCGGATTGATTGCCCCACTTTTGAATGAACAAGTAGATCCGAAGAGCTACCTCACTGAGATGGCTAATCGCATTCATGAAATGCCGTATTACGGAGAGAAACGGATCGCTGCGAAAACGATTCAAGACTGGTACTTGCGTTATCGGAAAATGGGATTTGAGGGATTAAAACCGAAGAAGCGCTCGGATCGTGGACATTCCCGAAAGCTGTCTCCAGAAGATGAGGATTATATTCTAGCGATGAGAAAAAAATTTCCCCAAGTGCCAGTGACGGTTTTTTACCAACAACTGGTACACCAAGGGGAAATCAACCCAAAACAAATTTCTTATTTTACTATATACCGATTATTAAAAAAATTCAACCTTGTCGGCAAAGAAATTTTACCGATGCCGGAGAGAAAACGTTTTGCGCATGATCAAGTGAACGCCTTATGGCAAGGAGACCTTTCTTACGGTCCGTATGTTCCAATCAACGGGAAGAAGAAAAGAACGTTTCTCATCGCTTACATCGATGATTGTTCACGCATCGTGCCATACGCTCAATTTTTCTCTTCCGAGAAATTTGATGGGCTGCGAGTCGTCACCAAAGAAGCGCTCATTCGGTATGGAAAGCCGAAAATGATTTACTCGGATAACGGAAAGATTTATCGTTCCGAAACTCTTCAGTATGCGTGTGCACAGTTAGGGATCACCCTCGTTCATACGCAGCCATATGACCCGCAAAGCAAGGGCAAAATTGAGCGCTTTTTCAAGACGGTGCAGACGCGTTTTTATCCGTTATTAGACATGAATCCGGTTCATTCACTCGAAGAGTTGAATGAACGATTTTGGAGATGGCTGGAGGAAGATTATCATCGTAAACCCCATGCATCGCTCAATGGAAAAACGCCTCATGAAATCTTTCTGTCTCAAAACCATACGGTTCAATTTCTAGAAGATCCGACGGTGTTGGATTCAATTTTTCTGAAACGCGAGTTTCGGAAAGTGAAGGCCGATGGAACGATTTCGCTCAACAAACAATTGTACGAAGTGCCTCCTCGTTTCATTGGCCAATCCGTCGATATTCGTTACGATGATCATGGTGTATATGTATATGAGGATGGCAAGGAAGTCGCTCAAGCCAAACCTGTATGCCTGCATGATAACGCCCATGTGAAACGAAATCGGTCCCCATTTTCGTTGAATACAGAATGGGCAAAGGGGGAAGGAGATCATGTATAA